In Ensifer canadensis, a genomic segment contains:
- a CDS encoding sensor histidine kinase NtrY-like, protein MVDAMALPLGTDDGVAAQDRRASFALPGLMLAIGALVCATLSLLVLLGLTPIRLERNVFIACAAINGLFVIGLIYLIVREILRLLRARRKGRAAARLHVRIVALFSIVAITPAILVAIFASITLDVGLDRWFSLRTQAIVRSSISVAQAYVLENASYLQGQTVSMANDLERNRQLYSLDRTGFTELVTRQARGRGMLGAFLVRADGSAILQANISTEKPLPAIPPDALKSSVSGQPTLIPPGITNLVGAVIPLDDIPGTYLYTVRNVDPEVMRSLRLMEENTAEYKTLEAGRAFTQIAFGVLYIGFALIVLLAAIWTAIAVADRIVRPIRQLIGAADSVASGNLDVVVPVRAVDGDVGNLSRTFNKMVSEIRTQQEQILEAKDEVDHRRRFIEAVLSGVTAAVIGVGRDRQITIANSSSEEFLKKTAPDLLGADLRAVAPEIEEVLVEAESRYRNNFRKQINIMRGGTERTLNVQVTREEGGEANESYVITIDDITDLVIAQRSTAWADVARRIAHEIKNPLTPIQLSAERLKRRYGKQIDQEDRVVFDQCTDTIVRQVEDIGRMVDEFSAFARMPKPTKEKVDLRAILKDAVFLREMGNNHISFIRDFGNEPLEGMFDGRMLGQAFGNIVKNAVESIEAVPTDAVRGEPKVHVRSQRDGTSGRFVVDVIDNGKGLPTENRHRILEPYMTMREKGTGLGLAIVKKIIEDHDGQLELHDAPADFDGGVGAMIRVILPPAGEAGGEDTLKGKGTSDGR, encoded by the coding sequence ATGGTGGACGCAATGGCCTTGCCGCTGGGGACAGATGACGGAGTCGCGGCGCAGGACCGCCGCGCGTCCTTTGCCCTGCCGGGCCTCATGCTGGCGATCGGTGCCCTGGTCTGCGCAACCCTATCGCTGCTCGTTTTGCTTGGGCTGACGCCGATCAGACTGGAGCGCAACGTCTTCATCGCCTGCGCGGCGATCAACGGCCTGTTCGTGATCGGCCTGATCTACCTCATCGTTCGCGAGATCCTCAGATTGCTTCGCGCGCGTCGCAAGGGCCGCGCTGCCGCACGGCTTCACGTGCGCATCGTCGCGCTGTTTTCGATCGTCGCCATCACGCCTGCCATTCTGGTCGCGATCTTCGCCAGCATAACGCTGGATGTCGGCCTTGACCGCTGGTTCTCGCTGCGGACGCAAGCGATCGTTCGCTCGTCGATCAGCGTCGCCCAAGCCTATGTGCTGGAAAATGCCAGCTATCTGCAGGGCCAGACCGTGTCGATGGCGAACGATCTGGAGCGCAATCGGCAACTCTACAGCCTCGACCGAACCGGCTTTACCGAGCTGGTGACGCGCCAGGCGAGGGGCCGCGGCATGCTTGGCGCCTTCCTCGTCCGTGCCGATGGTAGCGCCATTCTCCAGGCCAATATCTCGACGGAGAAGCCCTTGCCGGCCATCCCGCCGGACGCGCTGAAAAGCTCGGTTTCCGGCCAGCCGACATTGATACCACCAGGGATTACCAACCTGGTGGGGGCGGTGATCCCGCTTGACGACATTCCCGGCACCTATCTCTACACCGTTCGTAACGTCGATCCGGAAGTGATGCGTTCGCTGCGGCTGATGGAAGAAAACACCGCCGAATATAAGACCCTAGAGGCGGGCCGCGCCTTCACGCAGATCGCCTTCGGCGTTCTCTACATCGGCTTTGCGCTGATCGTGCTGCTGGCGGCGATCTGGACGGCAATCGCGGTTGCCGACCGTATCGTTCGGCCGATCCGGCAACTGATCGGCGCCGCCGACAGCGTTGCCTCGGGCAATCTCGACGTCGTGGTGCCGGTGCGTGCCGTCGACGGCGACGTCGGCAATCTTTCGCGCACGTTCAACAAGATGGTCTCCGAAATCCGCACCCAGCAGGAGCAGATTCTGGAGGCCAAGGATGAGGTCGATCATCGGCGGCGGTTCATCGAGGCCGTGCTTTCAGGCGTGACGGCAGCTGTCATCGGCGTCGGCCGCGATCGGCAGATCACCATTGCCAACTCTTCTTCAGAAGAGTTTCTGAAAAAGACAGCGCCGGATCTGCTCGGTGCCGATCTGCGCGCGGTTGCGCCTGAGATCGAGGAAGTGCTGGTCGAAGCTGAAAGCCGGTACCGCAACAACTTCCGCAAGCAGATCAACATCATGCGCGGCGGAACCGAGCGCACGCTGAACGTCCAGGTGACGCGTGAAGAGGGCGGCGAGGCAAACGAATCCTACGTCATCACCATCGACGACATCACAGATCTCGTAATCGCACAGCGCTCGACCGCCTGGGCCGATGTCGCGCGCCGCATCGCACATGAAATCAAGAACCCGCTGACGCCGATCCAGCTTTCTGCCGAACGTCTGAAGCGTCGCTACGGCAAGCAGATCGACCAGGAAGACAGGGTCGTCTTCGATCAATGCACCGACACGATTGTCAGGCAGGTCGAGGATATCGGCCGAATGGTCGACGAGTTTTCTGCCTTTGCCCGCATGCCGAAGCCGACGAAGGAGAAGGTGGATCTGCGCGCCATCCTGAAGGACGCGGTCTTCCTGCGCGAAATGGGCAACAACCACATCAGCTTCATTCGCGATTTTGGCAACGAGCCGCTTGAGGGCATGTTCGATGGCCGCATGCTCGGCCAGGCTTTCGGCAATATCGTCAAGAATGCCGTGGAGTCGATCGAAGCGGTGCCGACGGACGCTGTCCGTGGCGAGCCGAAAGTGCACGTACGGAGCCAACGGGACGGAACCAGCGGCCGGTTTGTCGTCGATGTCATCGACAATGGCAAAGGCCTGCCGACCGAGAACCGGCATAGAATTTTAGAACCGTATATGACGATGCGCGAGAAGGGCACGGGCCTTGGCCTCGCCATCGTCAAGAAGATCATTGAGGACCATGACGGACAACTGGAATTGCACGACGCACCGGCCGATTTCGATGGCGGCGTCGGAGCAATGATCCGCGTGATCCTGCCGCCCGCCGGAGAAGCCGGGGGCGAAGACACTTTGAAGGGTAAGGGTACGAGCGATGGCCGCTGA
- the dusB gene encoding tRNA dihydrouridine synthase DusB — MCLKDMHLPAPALSTPLRIGNIEIRNRVALAPMSGVTDLPFRTFAWRFGAGFVVTEMVASRELVGNASESWARLKNSGIKPHIVQLAGREAHWMAEAAKIAAANGADVIDINMGCPAKKVTGGYSGSALMRDPDHALSLVEATVNAVDVPVTLKMRLGWDENSINAPLIARRAQEAGVQAITVHGRTRMQFYTGRADWDAIRAVREVISVPLVANGDVDTVADAEEILRRSGADAVMAGRSSQGRPWHVGVLAGASSHPDQAEIADIFVEHYEMMLEFYGADTGLRHARKHVGWYLDRFAPDLAGAEKGAILTSTDARSVAARASDAIQSSLATFSGEGIAA, encoded by the coding sequence ATGTGCCTGAAAGATATGCATTTGCCAGCTCCGGCTCTGTCAACACCGCTTCGGATCGGGAATATCGAAATCCGCAACCGGGTGGCGCTCGCCCCGATGTCTGGCGTCACGGACCTGCCATTCCGCACCTTTGCCTGGCGCTTCGGCGCAGGGTTCGTCGTGACGGAAATGGTGGCGAGCCGCGAACTGGTCGGCAACGCGTCGGAATCCTGGGCCAGGCTGAAGAACTCCGGCATCAAGCCGCATATTGTTCAGCTTGCCGGACGTGAGGCCCATTGGATGGCCGAGGCGGCAAAAATCGCTGCCGCTAATGGCGCCGACGTCATCGATATCAACATGGGCTGCCCGGCAAAGAAGGTGACGGGTGGCTATTCCGGCTCGGCGCTGATGCGCGATCCTGACCATGCTCTGTCCCTGGTCGAGGCAACGGTCAACGCCGTGGATGTACCGGTCACGCTGAAGATGCGGCTTGGCTGGGACGAAAACTCGATCAATGCGCCGCTGATTGCAAGAAGGGCGCAGGAGGCCGGTGTCCAGGCGATTACCGTGCACGGCCGCACCCGGATGCAGTTCTACACCGGCAGGGCCGATTGGGATGCGATCCGCGCCGTGCGCGAGGTCATTTCCGTGCCGCTGGTTGCCAATGGCGACGTCGATACGGTGGCGGATGCCGAAGAGATCCTCAGGCGCTCCGGCGCCGACGCCGTCATGGCCGGGCGGTCTTCGCAGGGCCGTCCTTGGCATGTCGGCGTTCTCGCTGGCGCGTCAAGCCATCCCGACCAGGCTGAGATCGCCGACATTTTCGTGGAGCACTATGAGATGATGCTCGAATTTTACGGTGCCGACACGGGCCTGAGGCATGCACGCAAGCATGTCGGCTGGTATCTCGACCGTTTCGCACCTGATCTTGCCGGGGCAGAGAAGGGGGCGATCCTGACATCGACCGATGCCAGATCAGTCGCCGCGCGCGCATCCGATGCAATTCAAAGTTCGCTTGCGACCTTCTCTGGCGAAGGGATCGCCGCATGA
- the ntrX gene encoding two-component system response regulator NtrX: MAADILVVDDEEDIREIVSGILSDEGHETRTAFDSDSALAAISDRVPRLVFLDIWMQGSRLDGLALLDEIKGRHPDLPVVMISGHGNIETAVNAIKRGAYDFIEKPFKADRLILIAERALENSKLKREVSELKKKSGDPVELIGTSVAVSQLRQTVEKVAPTNSRIMIQGPSGSGKELVARMIHRKSTRSTGPFVALNAAAITPDRMEIALFGTEGTPGQPRRTGALEEAHGGILYLDEVGEMPRETQNKILRVLVDQQFERVGGTKRVKVDVRIISSTAYNLENMISEGLFREDLFHRLAVIPVRVPALAERREDIPFLVDMFMRQVSEQAGIRPRKIGDDALAVLQAHDWPGNIRQLRNNIERLMILARSDGPDTPISADMLPTEVGDTLPKISAQGDQHIMTLPLREAREMFERDYLIAQINRFGGNISRTAEFVGMERSALHRKLKSLGV, translated from the coding sequence ATGGCCGCTGACATTCTGGTTGTGGACGATGAGGAAGACATTCGCGAGATCGTATCCGGCATCTTGTCCGACGAGGGGCACGAGACCCGAACGGCTTTCGACAGCGACAGTGCGCTCGCAGCGATCAGCGACCGCGTGCCGCGGCTCGTCTTTCTCGATATCTGGATGCAGGGCAGCCGCCTCGACGGCCTCGCTTTGCTCGACGAGATCAAGGGACGCCATCCCGATTTGCCTGTTGTCATGATCTCGGGTCACGGCAACATCGAGACGGCCGTCAACGCCATCAAGCGCGGCGCCTATGATTTCATCGAGAAGCCGTTCAAGGCCGACCGTCTGATCCTGATCGCCGAGCGCGCGCTCGAGAACTCCAAGCTGAAGCGCGAAGTCTCGGAGCTGAAGAAGAAGTCGGGCGACCCGGTCGAGCTGATCGGTACCTCCGTTGCCGTTTCGCAACTCCGGCAGACCGTCGAAAAGGTCGCGCCGACCAACAGCCGCATCATGATCCAGGGACCGTCCGGCTCCGGCAAGGAGCTGGTGGCGCGCATGATCCACCGCAAGTCGACACGCTCGACCGGGCCGTTCGTGGCGTTGAACGCTGCGGCGATCACACCCGACAGGATGGAGATCGCGCTTTTCGGAACCGAGGGAACGCCGGGGCAGCCGCGCAGAACGGGTGCGCTCGAAGAGGCACATGGCGGCATCCTCTATCTCGACGAGGTCGGCGAAATGCCGCGTGAAACGCAAAACAAGATCCTGCGTGTTCTCGTCGATCAGCAGTTCGAACGGGTCGGCGGCACCAAGCGCGTCAAGGTCGATGTCCGCATCATCTCCTCGACAGCCTACAACCTCGAAAATATGATCTCCGAAGGTCTTTTCCGCGAAGATCTCTTCCACCGGCTCGCGGTCATCCCCGTGCGGGTGCCGGCGCTGGCCGAGCGCCGTGAGGACATTCCGTTTCTCGTCGATATGTTCATGCGCCAGGTCAGCGAGCAGGCGGGCATTCGCCCGCGCAAGATCGGCGACGATGCGCTTGCCGTGCTGCAGGCCCACGACTGGCCGGGCAACATTCGCCAGCTGCGCAACAATATCGAGCGCCTGATGATCCTTGCCCGCAGCGACGGTCCTGACACGCCGATCTCGGCCGACATGCTGCCGACCGAGGTTGGCGATACCTTGCCGAAGATCTCCGCGCAGGGCGACCAGCACATCATGACGCTGCCGCTGCGCGAGGCTCGCGAAATGTTCGAGCGCGATTATCTGATCGCTCAGATCAACCGATTCGGCGGCAATATTTCCCGCACCGCCGAATTCGTTGGAATGGAGCGGTCGGCGCTTCATCGCAAGCTAAAGTCGCTGGGCGTTTGA
- the trkA gene encoding Trk system potassium transporter TrkA yields the protein MKVIICGAGQVGYGIAERLAQEDNDVSVIDTSAALIANITESLDVRGYVGHGAHPDVLAKAGADQADMLIAVTLFDEVNIVACEVAHAIFSVPTKVARIRAQNYLAPEYANLFSRENVPIDVTISPEVEVGRLVLRRISFPGATDVVRFADDRIAMVAIECMEDCPVVDTPLQQLSELFPDLQATVTGIFRNGKLIVPHSTDQLQTGDLAYVVCDRDHARRTLSLFGHEEQEARRIVILGGGNIGYFVAKAIEENQPRTRVKLIESDRDRAVMMADKLSNTVVLNGSAMDQRILMQADVQDADLVVALTNNDQINILGSMMAKRLGAKSTLVLINEPSYQDFAGTAGVDAYINPRAVTISRVLQHVRKGRIRSVYAVQKGMAEVIEAEALETSPLVGKALRELDLPDGIRIGALYRDQTFIRPHGDTKIKAKDRVVLFASADSVRHVEQLFRVSIQFF from the coding sequence ATGAAGGTGATCATTTGTGGTGCGGGGCAGGTCGGCTACGGCATCGCCGAACGGCTTGCTCAGGAAGACAATGACGTCTCGGTGATCGACACCTCGGCGGCGTTGATTGCCAACATTACCGAAAGCCTCGATGTGCGCGGCTATGTTGGACACGGCGCCCATCCGGATGTGCTGGCAAAAGCCGGTGCCGACCAGGCCGACATGCTGATTGCGGTCACGCTGTTCGACGAAGTCAACATCGTCGCCTGCGAAGTGGCGCATGCGATCTTCAGCGTGCCGACCAAGGTCGCCCGTATCAGAGCGCAGAATTATCTGGCGCCGGAATACGCCAACCTGTTCTCCCGCGAGAACGTCCCGATCGATGTGACCATTTCGCCCGAGGTCGAAGTCGGGCGATTGGTGCTTCGGCGCATTTCGTTCCCCGGCGCTACGGATGTTGTGCGCTTTGCCGACGACCGTATTGCCATGGTGGCGATCGAGTGCATGGAAGACTGCCCGGTCGTCGACACGCCGCTGCAGCAGCTGAGCGAGCTGTTTCCCGATCTGCAGGCAACCGTGACCGGCATCTTCCGCAACGGCAAGCTGATCGTGCCGCATTCGACGGATCAATTGCAGACCGGCGACCTTGCCTATGTTGTCTGCGACCGGGATCATGCGCGCCGGACACTGTCTCTGTTCGGCCACGAAGAACAGGAAGCGCGTCGTATCGTCATCCTCGGCGGCGGCAATATCGGCTATTTCGTCGCCAAGGCGATCGAGGAAAACCAGCCGAGAACCCGCGTCAAGCTGATCGAAAGCGACCGCGACCGAGCCGTGATGATGGCTGACAAGCTCAGCAACACGGTCGTCCTCAACGGTTCGGCGATGGATCAGCGCATCCTGATGCAGGCCGACGTGCAGGACGCAGACCTGGTCGTGGCGCTGACCAACAACGACCAGATCAATATCCTCGGCAGCATGATGGCAAAACGCCTCGGTGCCAAATCGACACTCGTCCTGATCAACGAGCCGTCCTACCAGGACTTCGCGGGAACCGCCGGCGTTGATGCCTATATCAACCCGCGTGCGGTCACGATCTCGCGCGTTCTCCAGCATGTGCGCAAGGGGCGCATCCGCTCGGTCTATGCCGTCCAGAAGGGGATGGCGGAAGTGATCGAAGCAGAAGCGCTGGAGACGTCGCCGCTGGTCGGCAAGGCGCTACGCGAGCTGGATCTGCCCGACGGCATCCGCATCGGCGCCCTCTACCGGGACCAGACATTCATTCGCCCGCACGGTGACACCAAGATCAAGGCCAAGGACCGCGTGGTGCTCTTTGCGTCTGCCGATTCGGTGCGCCATGTCGAGCAGCTTTTCCGCGTCAGCATCCAGTTCTTCTGA
- the hfq gene encoding RNA chaperone Hfq has translation MAERSQNLQDLFLNTVRKQKISLTIFLINGVKLTGVVTSFDNFCVLLRRDGHSQLVYKHAISTIMPGQPLQMFENEEAAS, from the coding sequence ATGGCGGAACGTTCTCAGAACTTGCAGGATCTTTTTCTCAATACGGTCCGCAAACAGAAGATTTCTCTGACAATTTTTCTTATCAATGGCGTCAAATTGACGGGCGTCGTCACGTCTTTTGACAATTTCTGTGTGTTGTTGCGCCGCGATGGTCATTCGCAGCTCGTCTACAAGCACGCGATCTCGACCATCATGCCGGGCCAGCCGCTGCAGATGTTCGAGAACGAAGAAGCCGCATCCTGA
- a CDS encoding D-amino-acid transaminase has product MPRIAYVNGAYVPHADAAIHIEDRGYQFADGVYEVCEIRHGFIVDLTRHLDRLSRSLSELRIDWPMSRAALIHVIREVLRRNRVRNGLFYMQVTRGTARRDHVFPAKGTVPTIVVTAKRTDAAVIARKNAEGISAITVPENRWDRVDIKSVGLLPNVLARQRAKEEGAHEAIFVDPDGTVKEGAATNVWIVDRDGVLRTRPADHGILRGITRTTLMDVAAPLGIRIEERAFTVDDMLAAREVFITAATSICFPVVSIDGKPIGNGHPGSIAQNIREAFFGVAEKTLI; this is encoded by the coding sequence ATGCCGAGAATTGCCTATGTCAACGGCGCCTACGTGCCGCACGCCGATGCTGCCATCCACATCGAAGACCGCGGCTACCAGTTCGCCGACGGGGTCTACGAAGTCTGCGAGATCCGTCATGGCTTCATCGTCGATCTGACCCGGCATCTCGACCGCCTCAGCAGATCCTTAAGCGAACTTCGCATCGATTGGCCGATGAGCCGAGCCGCGCTGATCCACGTTATCCGCGAGGTGCTGCGCCGCAACCGGGTGCGAAACGGCCTGTTCTACATGCAGGTGACGCGTGGTACCGCGCGCCGCGATCACGTGTTTCCGGCAAAGGGTACTGTGCCGACCATCGTGGTGACGGCGAAACGCACCGATGCCGCAGTGATCGCCAGGAAAAATGCCGAAGGCATCTCCGCGATCACGGTTCCGGAGAACCGCTGGGATCGCGTCGACATCAAGTCGGTCGGCTTGTTGCCGAACGTGCTTGCCCGCCAGAGGGCCAAGGAGGAGGGCGCCCACGAGGCGATCTTCGTCGACCCCGATGGTACGGTGAAAGAGGGCGCCGCCACCAACGTCTGGATCGTCGATCGCGACGGCGTGCTGCGCACGCGCCCGGCCGATCACGGTATCCTGAGAGGCATCACCCGCACGACCCTGATGGACGTCGCAGCACCTCTTGGCATCAGGATCGAGGAAAGAGCATTCACCGTCGACGACATGCTCGCAGCCCGCGAAGTCTTCATCACTGCCGCCACGAGCATCTGTTTTCCGGTCGTTTCCATCGACGGCAAACCGATCGGCAACGGTCATCCGGGAAGCATAGCACAGAATATTCGTGAAGCCTTTTTCGGCGTTGCGGAAAAGACATTGATTTGA
- the ntrC gene encoding nitrogen regulation protein NR(I), with product MTGATILVADDDAAIRTVLNQALSRAGYDVRITSNAATLWRWISAGDGDLVVTDVVMPDENAFDLLPRIKKARPDLPVLVMSAQNTFMTAIKASEKGAYDYLPKPFDLTELIGIIGRALAEPKRRPSKVDDDSQDGMPLVGRSAAMQEIYRVLARLMQTDLTLMITGESGTGKELVARALHDYGKRRNGPFVAINMAAIPRDLIESELFGHEKGAFTGAQTRSTGRFEQAEGGTLFLDEIGDMPMDAQTRLLRVLQQGEYTTVGGRTPIRSDVRIVAATNKDLKQSINQGLFREDLYYRLNVVPLRLPPLRDRAEDIPDLVRHFVQQAEKEGLDVKRFDQEALELMKAHPWPGNVRELENLVRRLTALYPQDVITREIIENELRSEIPDSPIGKTQARSGSLSISQAVEENMRQYFAGFGDALPPSGLYERVLAEMEYPLILAALTATRGNQIKAADLLGLNRNTLRKKIRELGVSVYRSSRTA from the coding sequence ATGACGGGTGCCACCATCCTCGTCGCGGATGACGACGCAGCCATTCGCACCGTGCTCAATCAGGCGCTGAGCCGCGCCGGCTACGATGTCCGGATCACGTCGAATGCGGCCACGCTCTGGCGCTGGATTTCCGCCGGCGATGGTGATCTTGTCGTCACCGACGTTGTCATGCCCGACGAGAATGCATTCGATCTGCTGCCGCGCATCAAGAAGGCGCGTCCCGATCTGCCGGTTCTTGTCATGAGCGCGCAGAACACGTTCATGACGGCGATCAAGGCCTCCGAAAAAGGCGCCTATGATTATCTGCCGAAGCCCTTTGACCTGACCGAGCTGATCGGCATCATCGGTCGGGCGCTGGCCGAACCGAAGCGCCGCCCGTCCAAGGTCGACGACGATTCGCAGGATGGCATGCCGCTCGTCGGTCGCTCGGCAGCGATGCAGGAAATCTACCGGGTTCTCGCCCGCCTGATGCAGACCGATCTGACGCTGATGATCACCGGCGAATCCGGCACGGGCAAGGAACTGGTGGCACGCGCACTGCATGACTACGGCAAGCGCCGCAACGGCCCCTTCGTTGCGATCAATATGGCGGCAATCCCGCGCGATCTGATCGAATCGGAATTGTTCGGTCACGAAAAGGGCGCCTTCACCGGCGCCCAGACGCGTTCGACCGGTCGTTTCGAGCAGGCCGAAGGCGGCACGCTGTTCCTCGACGAAATCGGTGACATGCCGATGGACGCACAGACGCGGTTGCTGCGTGTGCTGCAACAGGGCGAGTACACGACGGTTGGCGGTCGCACGCCGATCCGCTCCGATGTGCGCATCGTCGCGGCAACCAACAAGGACCTGAAGCAGTCGATCAACCAAGGTCTCTTCCGCGAGGACCTGTACTATCGGTTGAATGTGGTGCCGCTGCGCCTGCCGCCGCTGCGCGACCGCGCGGAAGACATTCCCGATCTTGTGCGCCACTTCGTGCAGCAGGCCGAGAAGGAAGGTCTGGACGTCAAGCGTTTCGATCAGGAAGCGCTCGAACTGATGAAGGCGCATCCGTGGCCGGGCAACGTGCGCGAGCTCGAAAACCTCGTGCGCCGACTGACTGCGCTTTACCCGCAGGACGTCATCACGCGGGAAATCATCGAAAACGAGTTGCGCTCGGAGATCCCCGACAGTCCGATTGGAAAAACACAGGCGCGCAGCGGTTCCCTTTCGATCTCGCAGGCGGTCGAGGAGAACATGCGGCAATATTTCGCCGGCTTCGGTGACGCGCTTCCACCGAGCGGTCTTTACGAGCGTGTGCTTGCCGAGATGGAGTATCCGCTGATTCTTGCGGCTTTGACGGCGACGCGCGGAAACCAGATCAAGGCGGCCGATCTGCTCGGGCTCAACCGCAACACGCTGCGCAAGAAGATCCGCGAACTCGGCGTGTCAGTCTATCGCAGTTCACGCACGGCTTGA
- a CDS encoding two-component system sensor histidine kinase NtrB, whose translation MTEKPNPEALAAANGLSMAVLNAIQNPVILVDENGLVAFANWEAESFFGASANHLARHDISAFIPFGSPLLTLIEQVRERRAPVNEYRVDLSSPRLGADKLVDLYVAPVISEPGSVVVVFQERSMADKIDRQLTHRTAARSVTGLASMLAHEIKNPLSGIRGAAQLLETSVNDEDRALTRLICDETDRIVSLVDRMEVFSDERPVDRVPLNIHSVLDHVKAIAKAGFARRIKVTENYDPSLPSVFANRDQLVQVFLNLVKNAAEAIGDRHEGEIMLTTAYRPGIRLSVAGTREKISLPLEFCVHDNGPGVPSDLLPHLFDPFITTKTNGSGLGLALVAKIIGGHGGIVECDSQQNRTTFRVLMPASKGQAADEDELPMTKGNIA comes from the coding sequence ATGACCGAAAAACCCAATCCGGAAGCCTTGGCTGCTGCCAACGGGCTGTCGATGGCGGTGCTGAATGCCATTCAAAATCCGGTGATCCTTGTCGATGAGAACGGTCTCGTCGCCTTCGCCAACTGGGAAGCGGAGTCCTTTTTCGGTGCCAGCGCCAATCATCTGGCCCGGCACGATATCAGCGCCTTCATTCCGTTTGGCAGCCCACTTCTGACGTTGATCGAGCAGGTGCGCGAGCGCAGGGCCCCGGTCAACGAGTATCGCGTCGATCTCAGTTCGCCGCGGCTGGGCGCCGACAAGCTGGTTGATCTCTATGTGGCGCCAGTCATTTCGGAGCCCGGCTCCGTCGTGGTCGTCTTCCAGGAGCGGTCGATGGCCGACAAGATCGATCGCCAGCTGACACATCGGACGGCGGCGCGGTCGGTCACCGGCCTTGCCTCGATGTTAGCGCACGAGATCAAGAACCCGCTTTCCGGCATTCGAGGGGCCGCGCAATTGCTTGAGACTTCCGTCAACGACGAGGATCGGGCGCTGACGCGGTTGATCTGCGACGAGACCGACCGGATCGTCTCGCTGGTCGATCGGATGGAAGTGTTTTCCGACGAGAGACCCGTCGATCGCGTGCCGCTCAACATTCACTCGGTGCTCGATCATGTGAAGGCGATCGCCAAGGCGGGCTTTGCGCGCCGGATCAAGGTGACGGAGAATTACGATCCATCGCTTCCGTCGGTCTTTGCCAACCGCGACCAGCTCGTGCAGGTGTTTCTCAATCTCGTCAAGAACGCAGCGGAAGCGATCGGTGATCGCCACGAAGGCGAGATCATGCTGACGACCGCCTACAGGCCCGGTATCCGGCTTTCGGTCGCGGGCACCCGAGAAAAAATCTCGCTGCCGCTCGAATTCTGCGTGCATGACAATGGTCCCGGCGTTCCTTCTGACTTGCTGCCGCATCTGTTCGATCCGTTCATTACGACCAAGACCAATGGTTCGGGCCTCGGACTGGCGCTCGTCGCCAAAATCATCGGCGGCCATGGCGGCATCGTCGAATGCGACAGCCAGCAGAACCGCACGACTTTCCGCGTCCTGATGCCGGCCTCCAAGGGGCAGGCGGCGGACGAAGACGAACTGCCTATGACAAAAGGAAACATTGCATGA